Proteins encoded within one genomic window of Actinoplanes octamycinicus:
- a CDS encoding MFS transporter, which produces MLRDTLPERREARWLLLGVLLNALGRGLTVPFLFIYLTDVRGLPDAVAGLAIGWFGAVMLVFAPVGGTLMDRFGARPVGIVSWLAQAVGGVLLAFAGSPALAFLAITVAAAGNGPSWPAGHTLLAQLTGEHERQRSFAMQFTMLNIGIGLGGLIAGAVVDVHRPVTFQAIYLIDAATYLVPMVILLAMPAVGRRSGQGRPATGGYRVMFRDRPFRRLLIFGLTLMTCGYAQFEVGFAAFSVRVAEVSPRVVAWAIAANTVIILAVQVPVMRRLEGRSRSRSLAVVGAVFGLSWLILGAGGLAGDRFPLLAAVLVIACMVVFGLGETVLSPMQPALINAIAPDELRGRYNAANTMNMGIASVIAPITAGPLIGAGLGGVWVVLIVAGCLLASLLALLLHRHVTAAQDGTAAVPAEPVRPAA; this is translated from the coding sequence ATGCTGCGTGACACCCTGCCGGAGCGCCGGGAGGCGCGATGGTTGCTGCTCGGCGTGCTGCTCAACGCGCTGGGGCGGGGTCTCACCGTCCCCTTCCTGTTCATCTATCTGACCGATGTGCGCGGTCTGCCGGACGCGGTGGCCGGGCTCGCGATCGGCTGGTTCGGTGCGGTGATGCTGGTGTTCGCCCCGGTCGGCGGGACGCTGATGGACCGGTTCGGCGCCCGGCCGGTGGGGATCGTCAGCTGGCTGGCGCAGGCGGTGGGTGGTGTCCTGCTCGCGTTCGCCGGGTCGCCCGCGCTCGCCTTCCTGGCGATCACCGTGGCGGCCGCCGGCAACGGTCCGAGCTGGCCGGCCGGGCACACCCTGCTCGCCCAGCTGACCGGCGAGCACGAGCGGCAGCGGTCGTTCGCGATGCAGTTCACCATGCTCAACATCGGGATCGGCCTCGGTGGACTGATCGCCGGGGCGGTGGTCGACGTGCACCGGCCGGTCACCTTCCAGGCGATCTACCTGATCGACGCGGCGACGTACCTGGTTCCCATGGTCATCCTGCTGGCGATGCCCGCGGTGGGCCGCCGGTCCGGCCAGGGCCGCCCGGCTACCGGCGGCTACCGGGTGATGTTTCGCGACCGCCCCTTCCGGCGCCTGCTGATCTTCGGCCTGACCCTGATGACGTGCGGTTACGCGCAGTTCGAGGTCGGCTTCGCCGCCTTTTCGGTACGGGTGGCCGAGGTGAGTCCCCGGGTGGTCGCCTGGGCCATCGCCGCCAACACGGTGATCATCTTGGCCGTTCAGGTCCCGGTGATGCGCCGCCTGGAGGGCCGCAGCCGCAGCCGCAGCCTCGCCGTGGTCGGCGCGGTCTTCGGCCTCTCCTGGCTGATCCTCGGCGCGGGCGGCCTGGCCGGTGACCGGTTCCCGCTGCTCGCCGCGGTCCTGGTGATCGCCTGCATGGTCGTCTTCGGCCTGGGCGAGACCGTCCTCTCGCCGATGCAGCCCGCCCTGATCAACGCGATCGCGCCTGACGAACTGCGCGGGCGGTACAACGCGGCGAACACCATGAACATGGGCATCGCCTCGGTGATCGCCCCGATCACCGCCGGCCCGCTGATCGGCGCCGGGCTCGGCGGCGTCTGGGTGGTCCTGATCGTCGCCGGCTGCCTGCTCGCCTCGCTGCTCGCGCTACTGCTGCACCGCCACGTGACCGCCGCCCAGGACGGCACCGCCGCCGTGCCGGCGGAGCCGGTCAGACCCGCGGCGTGA